Proteins found in one Aegilops tauschii subsp. strangulata cultivar AL8/78 unplaced genomic scaffold, Aet v6.0 ptg000339l_subseq_43514:103354_obj, whole genome shotgun sequence genomic segment:
- the LOC141029102 gene encoding uncharacterized protein codes for MVFEDESSDDLSNLQISSSEDGMHYQIPASIEDQDYNGLEKASEGLCVEHRLPTERRVAFESFETGRRFLVCAQPESENCGFLAWVDPEWPPTMQNALLKLWEMFEDSRHARRKDNLESSLTIHHLKEEKRNLDANYDKLVEDVHQLLGAQEDRVLDLSYVQAKEKRAEVASASAVAGMKNEMEKKEAENLKLKEKYKVLMNLLEAQGSVIRNLKTNHLKEKEKLTEGNNNLKIQVDELTKSVKKLTEENVQLNLHMYDLKRGHENLIKCRDELKLQLAVQFNSLEKSKEKLKLIHDILKE; via the exons ATGGTCTTCGAGGATGAGAGCAGCGATGACTTGTCCAACCTGCAGATCTCCTCCTCCGAAGACGGTATGCATTATCAG ATTCCTGCTAGCATTGAAGACCAAGACTACAATGGCTTGGAGAAGGCATCAGAAGGGCTCTGCGTGGAGCATCGGCTGCCAACTGAGCGTCGTGTAGCTTTTGAATCATTTGAGACGGGCAGGAGGTTTCTAGTTTGTGCTCAGCCT GAAAGTGAGAATTGTGGTTTTCTTGCGTGGGTTGACCCAGAGTGGCCTCCCACAATGCAAAATGCATTGTTGAAGCTTTGGGAAATGTTTGAAGACAGCAGGCATGCTAGGAGGAAGGATAACCTGGAAAGTTCACTTACTATCCACCACCTTAAAGAAGAGAAAAGGAATCTGGATGCCAACTATGACAAACTAGTTGAAGATGTCCATCAACTTCTCGGTGCACAGGAGGACAGGGTGTTGGATTTGAGCTATGTGCAAGCTAAGGAGAAGAGAGCTGAGGTTGCCAGTGCATCAGCTGTGGCTGGCATGAAGAATGAGATGGAGAAGAAAGAGGCAGAGAACTTGAAGCTGAAAGAGAAGTATAAAGTGCTGATGAACCTGCTAGAAGCTCAAGGCAGTGTCATTAGGAACCTGAAGACGAATCATTTGAAAGAGAAGGAAAAGCTAACTGAAGGCAACAACAATTTAAAGATTCAGGTTGATGAGCTCACCAAGTCTGTGAAAAAACTCACAGAAGAGAATGTGCAGCTGAACCTTCACATGTATGATCTCAAGAGGGGACATGAGAATCTGATAAAATGCAGGGATGAGTTAAAGCTCCAGCTAGCTGTTCAGTTCAATTCACTTGAGAAGAGCAAAGAGAAGTTGAAGTTGATCCATGACATCTTGAAGGAATGA